A window of Eubacteriaceae bacterium ES3 contains these coding sequences:
- a CDS encoding TetR/AcrR family transcriptional regulator produces the protein MGKSLIHRKESIIVSTIEVLNEVGLQNLSTKLIARQEGVSEGTLFRHFRNKIEILAAVIDQFGQFDNAIIETCQKRAFLPVESLRYFFNAYAEYYENYPQITVVIQLYDSLTNEEGLADKIREIMKRREDFIVEVIKKAQTMEVFNSDLNPDRIAELFIGGNKEVCLKWRIKNYNFSLKEQAKELLETLITVLQK, from the coding sequence TTGGGAAAATCATTAATCCATAGAAAAGAAAGTATTATAGTGTCAACGATAGAAGTCTTGAACGAGGTTGGTCTGCAAAATCTTTCGACAAAGTTGATTGCTCGTCAGGAAGGGGTTTCAGAAGGGACACTTTTTCGGCATTTTAGAAATAAAATAGAAATTTTGGCGGCAGTGATCGATCAGTTTGGTCAATTTGATAACGCAATAATAGAGACCTGCCAAAAAAGAGCCTTTCTGCCAGTAGAAAGTCTTCGATATTTTTTCAATGCCTATGCGGAATATTATGAAAATTATCCGCAGATTACGGTAGTAATCCAGCTTTATGACAGTCTGACCAATGAGGAAGGGCTGGCCGATAAAATTAGGGAAATTATGAAGCGAAGGGAAGATTTCATCGTTGAAGTGATAAAAAAAGCCCAGACGATGGAAGTTTTTAACAGTGACTTAAATCCTGACCGGATCGCAGAATTGTTTATTGGCGGCAATAAGGAAGTATGTCTTAAGTGGCGAATAAAAAACTATAATTTTTCCTTAAAAGAACAGGCAAAGGAACTTTTAGAGACACTTATAACAGTTTTACAAAAATAA
- a CDS encoding methyl-accepting chemotaxis protein: MNRLKNLKIKDKLVTCFVVLAVVTALVGAFGIFSMYSIQNNSENMYYDNLVPAEKLSDIQVELQNIRANQILAQYEENPATLSTRLDAIDESVAKDDELLTDYEATIADDENQALYDDLTEKLADYREVRNESLALIEEGKYAESAAILGEVTAAREATDESLQALIDYNDQQAQDLLSDNADYFRNMTILMILLSVIGIGLAIWLGLSLANSIAQPLRSMVQAAEKIAEGDLDVDIRVESKDEVGELAKAFEKMSANLNEVLGNIDSAAIQVTIGAKQVADSSMALSQGATEQASSVEELSASIEEIAGQTRSNANNADSANNLAEQTRQNAIEGNAKMHQMLKSMEEINVSSANISKIIKVIDEIAFQTNILALNAAVEAARARQHGKGFAVVAEEVRNLAARSADAAKETTALIEGSIKKVEDGTQIATRTAEDLERIVKDITQVTDLVAEIAAASNEQSIGISQINTGISQVSNVVQMNSATSEESAAASEELSGQADLMREQVDMFKLKGGHYRSQSNNVVNETKDSSIYLNDMDFGKY, translated from the coding sequence ATGAACCGATTAAAAAATCTTAAAATCAAGGATAAGCTGGTAACCTGTTTTGTGGTGCTGGCAGTGGTAACGGCACTGGTAGGAGCTTTTGGAATTTTTAGTATGTACAGTATCCAGAATAATTCCGAAAATATGTATTATGATAACCTGGTTCCGGCAGAAAAACTGTCAGATATTCAGGTGGAACTGCAAAATATCCGGGCTAACCAGATTCTGGCTCAGTATGAAGAAAACCCTGCGACTCTGTCAACTCGCTTGGATGCCATTGATGAGTCGGTAGCAAAAGATGACGAGTTACTCACTGATTACGAGGCGACGATTGCGGATGACGAAAATCAGGCTCTATATGATGATCTGACAGAAAAACTCGCTGATTACCGAGAAGTGCGAAATGAAAGTCTGGCACTTATTGAAGAAGGGAAATATGCTGAATCAGCGGCTATTCTAGGAGAAGTAACTGCTGCCAGAGAAGCCACAGATGAAAGTCTTCAAGCACTAATTGACTATAATGATCAACAGGCCCAGGATCTGCTTTCAGACAATGCTGATTATTTTAGAAACATGACCATATTAATGATTCTGCTCAGTGTGATTGGAATTGGTTTGGCCATCTGGTTAGGACTTTCTCTGGCAAATTCCATCGCCCAACCATTAAGATCGATGGTTCAGGCTGCAGAAAAAATCGCTGAGGGTGATTTGGATGTGGATATTCGCGTAGAAAGCAAGGATGAAGTCGGTGAACTGGCCAAGGCTTTTGAAAAGATGAGTGCAAACCTGAACGAGGTTCTGGGCAATATCGATTCGGCCGCAATTCAGGTAACAATTGGCGCCAAACAGGTAGCTGATTCCAGCATGGCTTTATCCCAGGGCGCTACTGAACAGGCCAGTTCAGTTGAGGAACTTTCTGCGTCCATTGAAGAGATCGCAGGTCAGACCAGATCAAATGCCAATAATGCAGATTCGGCTAATAATCTGGCTGAACAGACCAGACAGAATGCCATCGAAGGCAATGCGAAAATGCATCAGATGTTAAAATCGATGGAAGAAATCAACGTTTCATCGGCTAATATTTCAAAGATTATCAAGGTCATTGATGAGATTGCCTTCCAGACCAATATCCTGGCATTAAATGCGGCGGTTGAGGCCGCTCGTGCCAGACAGCATGGGAAAGGCTTTGCAGTGGTTGCTGAAGAGGTTAGAAATCTGGCGGCCCGATCAGCAGACGCGGCTAAAGAAACAACAGCATTAATTGAGGGTTCCATCAAAAAGGTAGAAGATGGAACTCAGATTGCGACCAGAACAGCTGAAGATTTAGAACGAATTGTAAAAGATATTACCCAGGTAACGGATCTGGTTGCTGAAATTGCTGCAGCTTCCAATGAACAGTCGATTGGAATTTCGCAGATTAATACTGGGATCAGTCAGGTTTCCAATGTGGTTCAGATGAATTCCGCCACATCTGAGGAAAGTGCAGCAGCCAGCGAAGAATTGTCCGGTCAGGCAGATCTGATGCGGGAGCAGGTGGATATGTTTAAATTAAAAGGCGGTCATTACAGAAGCCAAAGCAACAACGTGGTTAATGAAACAAAAGACTCTTCAATCTATTTAAATGATATGGATTTTGGAAAATACTAA
- a CDS encoding response regulator, protein MKILIVEDDMISRRFLSKFLSQYGECDVVVDGMEALDAYLIAEKEEDPYDLICLDIMMPKIDGVKVLKAIRDFEAQRGISKEEQVKIIVTTALSDTEFVNQAFELGCEAYAAKPLDTEKLVEVMKQLGIINTN, encoded by the coding sequence ATGAAAATTTTAATAGTAGAAGATGATATGATCAGCAGACGATTTTTATCAAAGTTTTTATCGCAGTATGGAGAATGCGATGTTGTCGTGGATGGAATGGAAGCCCTTGATGCCTATCTAATTGCGGAAAAAGAAGAAGACCCTTATGATCTAATTTGTCTGGACATTATGATGCCTAAAATCGATGGCGTAAAAGTCTTAAAAGCAATCCGTGATTTTGAAGCGCAAAGGGGAATTAGCAAAGAAGAACAGGTTAAAATAATCGTGACGACAGCTCTTTCTGATACTGAGTTTGTCAATCAGGCTTTTGAGCTAGGCTGTGAAGCTTATGCAGCTAAGCCTCTGGATACAGAAAAGCTGGTAGAAGTTATGAAACAGCTGGGTATTATTAATACAAATTAG
- a CDS encoding chemotaxis protein CheW, whose amino-acid sequence MDQIQSELDFEDEFDDELEEWDEQKFLTFPLGQEVYALSVDVVTEIIGVQEITEVPELPEYVRGIINLRGQIIPVIDLRLKFNKSPVEYDEKTCIIVMEEADIALGLIVDAVAEVVDIPDSLIVDYPETEDNNQFISGIGNVGNQVKLIVDSQKLIYDSFE is encoded by the coding sequence ATGGATCAGATACAAAGTGAACTGGATTTTGAAGATGAATTTGATGATGAGCTTGAGGAATGGGACGAACAAAAGTTTTTGACTTTTCCCCTGGGTCAAGAGGTCTATGCCCTTTCTGTAGACGTTGTGACAGAGATTATTGGGGTTCAGGAAATTACCGAAGTGCCGGAACTTCCGGAATATGTTCGGGGCATTATTAATTTACGCGGGCAGATTATTCCGGTGATTGATTTACGTCTGAAGTTTAATAAATCACCTGTAGAGTATGATGAAAAAACCTGTATTATTGTTATGGAAGAGGCAGATATTGCCCTGGGTCTGATTGTGGATGCGGTTGCCGAAGTGGTGGATATCCCGGACTCACTGATAGTTGACTATCCTGAGACGGAGGATAACAACCAGTTTATATCAGGGATTGGTAATGTGGGAAATCAGGTTAAGCTGATAGTTGACAGTCAGAAGCTGATTTATGATTCTTTTGAATAA
- a CDS encoding HD-GYP domain-containing protein, which yields MVEEGKQLPEIEIINEISNAIDMDEQKNDRTEAVRIEEKKRFEEVNLYEYVSEDQEKLMLVALRENLSQVIFQKEYAYTRVTEFLVYMYESIEDNPLVINALKQIKQMDEYTFTHSIHTAFYSMFIAMWMELPAPIIRQVTQAGLLHDLGKVYVPGRILNKRGPLTTEEYELMKKHPLYGYAMIHEFTTFHRDVKRAVLLHHERLDGGGYPLSAQGDYIGMMPKIIAVADSYDAMTTDRVYKRAFKAEEAVNILKAESKTLFDHGVLTAFLENIPIYDFKRESA from the coding sequence ATGGTTGAAGAGGGCAAACAGTTACCAGAAATAGAGATCATCAATGAGATTAGCAATGCCATTGATATGGATGAGCAGAAAAATGATCGGACGGAAGCAGTTAGGATTGAAGAAAAGAAACGTTTTGAGGAAGTAAACCTTTATGAGTATGTTTCAGAAGACCAGGAAAAGCTGATGCTGGTGGCATTGAGGGAAAATTTGAGCCAAGTGATCTTTCAGAAGGAGTATGCCTATACGCGGGTAACGGAATTTCTGGTCTATATGTACGAAAGCATCGAAGATAACCCCCTGGTTATTAATGCCTTGAAGCAGATTAAACAAATGGATGAGTACACCTTCACCCACAGCATCCATACTGCTTTTTATTCCATGTTTATTGCCATGTGGATGGAACTACCGGCGCCGATTATCAGACAGGTAACTCAGGCTGGTCTTTTACATGATTTAGGAAAAGTTTATGTTCCCGGTAGAATACTGAACAAGCGGGGACCATTGACGACTGAAGAATATGAATTGATGAAAAAGCATCCCCTATATGGTTATGCAATGATTCATGAATTTACCACCTTTCATCGTGATGTGAAACGGGCAGTGCTTTTGCATCATGAACGTTTAGACGGTGGCGGATATCCTTTGTCAGCTCAGGGTGACTATATAGGTATGATGCCTAAAATTATCGCGGTGGCCGATTCTTATGATGCTATGACCACCGATAGGGTTTATAAAAGAGCATTTAAAGCGGAAGAAGCCGTAAATATATTAAAAGCCGAAAGCAAGACCCTTTTTGATCATGGGGTGCTGACGGCATTTCTGGAAAATATTCCGATATATGATTTTAAAAGAGAATCGGCCTAA
- a CDS encoding GGDEF domain-containing protein: MKKFLQRYELDLSKKSRVRQAIPILLTFITLYIALLLAQLIIKASNINGILAQLQVVTSVLLTIHLPNSGFFAALVLNLFNSLLVIFYVLNNHALLSLPGIFIPFFTIIILFILRYFILGMLKEVKKLRMKNSELLLLNNELDLVHKDLAQQNEVLESYNQIIRQNEDRLLHLAYYDLVTDLPNRKLFTDRLEQIIDFSKEYNTHFLAVFIDLNQFRQVNDLIGITGGDFCLKTLATRLKSQIHPNDFLSHLGGDKFALLIRRQLNQNTLKSYLSDLSNNIFLPIDFEGQAVHIRASLGVAAYPRDGQSSQDLLILAESESYKSANDPNDNIHFFS, translated from the coding sequence ATGAAGAAATTTCTGCAACGCTATGAATTGGATTTAAGCAAAAAATCGCGTGTTCGTCAAGCCATCCCCATCTTGTTGACATTTATCACACTTTACATTGCACTATTACTTGCTCAGTTAATTATAAAAGCTTCAAATATAAACGGAATTCTGGCCCAGCTACAGGTAGTTACCTCGGTACTACTAACGATTCACCTGCCCAATTCAGGTTTTTTCGCTGCTCTGGTCCTAAACTTGTTTAATAGCCTGCTGGTGATTTTTTACGTTTTAAACAATCATGCCCTTTTATCCCTCCCGGGCATTTTTATTCCTTTTTTCACGATAATTATCCTGTTTATCCTGCGTTATTTTATTCTCGGAATGTTAAAAGAAGTTAAAAAACTTAGAATGAAAAATTCTGAACTACTGCTTTTGAATAACGAATTAGACCTGGTCCACAAAGATCTGGCGCAACAAAATGAAGTTCTGGAGTCCTATAATCAGATTATTCGACAAAACGAAGATCGCCTGCTTCATCTTGCTTATTATGATCTGGTCACTGACTTGCCGAATCGAAAACTTTTCACCGACCGCCTGGAACAGATAATTGATTTTTCCAAAGAATATAACACCCATTTTCTTGCAGTCTTTATTGATCTCAACCAATTTCGTCAGGTCAATGATTTGATCGGCATTACAGGCGGTGATTTCTGTTTAAAAACTTTGGCAACACGTCTTAAGTCTCAGATTCATCCCAATGATTTTTTAAGTCACCTGGGAGGTGACAAATTTGCCTTGCTGATTCGCAGACAACTTAATCAAAATACCTTAAAATCCTACCTTTCTGATCTTTCAAATAATATTTTTCTGCCCATTGACTTTGAAGGACAGGCAGTCCATATTAGGGCCAGCCTCGGTGTCGCTGCCTATCCCAGGGATGGCCAATCCAGTCAGGACCTGCTTATCCTGGCTGAATCTGAATCCTATAAGTCAGCCAATGATCCAAATGATAACATTCACTTTTTCAGCTAA
- a CDS encoding chemotaxis protein CheA, protein MTENFKNDPMLEMFLCETDQQLEQMEEIVMGMEESDELTGEAVNEIFRIMHTLKSSSAMMLMNNLSTVAHRTEDLFYFIREEKPDKVEISPLSDLIFSSIDFMKLEIEKIKSGEEADGEPDFLIEEIVEHLERLKQLNHAENYSTPVKDEGEKRFYISSNKKMKQQELNQFEACVFFEENCGMENIRAFSIVHQLKEKSEEFSSVPKDVINDPKSAEKICSEGFKLFIKTRLAYEEMMEFLKGSASVSRVEMSEIDDQGEEEGELQEKDQVVTLKLEETIRIPEPQRPSEKLRSTGNGSAASSSGGIYVSVEKLDRLMNLMGEMVISESMVTQNPDLEGLVLDNFSKSARQLRKITNEIQDMVMAIRMVPLGPTFHKMHRIVRDISKKMGKDINLKIIGEDTEVDKNIIDQIGDPLMHIVRNAADHGIETCDERLSSGKDKTGTITLEACNAGSDVLITIRDDGKGLKKDGILNKAVENGLIDQMDRDMSDDEIFKLIFLPGFSTKEVVTEFSGRGVGMDVVANNIEAIGGSILVESEEGKGSTFTLKIPLTLAIIEGMNVRVGNSRYTLPITRIKESFIPQKEEIFTNPNHQEMIMIRGECYPILRLHEYYQVKNAKTEIEEGILMMVEGENKTVCLLVDELLGEQQVVVKTLPKYIQRMKKIKGLTGCTLLGNGGISLILDIDGFILQSRLKI, encoded by the coding sequence ATGACGGAAAACTTTAAAAATGATCCAATGCTGGAGATGTTTCTTTGCGAAACAGATCAGCAGCTGGAGCAGATGGAAGAAATTGTAATGGGGATGGAAGAGTCAGACGAGCTGACTGGGGAAGCTGTCAACGAGATTTTCAGGATTATGCATACCCTAAAGAGTTCATCAGCGATGATGTTGATGAACAATCTCTCGACTGTTGCGCATCGAACCGAGGACCTTTTTTATTTCATCCGAGAAGAAAAGCCTGACAAAGTGGAAATTTCACCTTTATCGGATTTAATTTTTTCAAGTATTGATTTTATGAAACTGGAAATTGAAAAAATAAAGTCCGGTGAAGAGGCAGATGGGGAGCCAGATTTTCTGATTGAAGAAATTGTGGAACATTTGGAGCGGTTGAAACAGCTAAATCATGCCGAGAATTATTCAACACCGGTGAAAGATGAAGGTGAAAAGCGCTTTTATATCAGTTCGAACAAAAAGATGAAGCAGCAGGAGCTGAATCAGTTTGAGGCCTGTGTTTTTTTCGAAGAAAATTGTGGGATGGAAAATATTAGGGCCTTTTCCATTGTCCATCAGTTGAAGGAGAAGAGTGAGGAATTTAGCTCTGTTCCGAAAGATGTCATCAATGATCCGAAGTCTGCTGAAAAAATTTGCAGTGAGGGTTTTAAACTATTTATTAAAACTAGACTTGCATATGAAGAAATGATGGAATTTCTAAAAGGATCGGCATCGGTAAGTCGGGTTGAAATGAGTGAAATAGATGACCAAGGAGAAGAGGAAGGTGAGCTTCAGGAAAAGGACCAGGTTGTTACTTTAAAACTGGAGGAAACAATCAGAATTCCAGAACCCCAAAGGCCATCTGAGAAGCTGCGGTCGACAGGGAATGGTTCAGCGGCAAGCAGTTCAGGTGGTATATATGTCAGCGTAGAAAAACTGGACCGGCTGATGAATTTAATGGGGGAAATGGTGATCTCCGAATCTATGGTTACTCAAAACCCGGATCTGGAAGGGCTGGTGTTAGATAATTTCAGCAAATCGGCCCGACAGCTCAGAAAGATCACCAATGAGATTCAGGATATGGTTATGGCCATCAGAATGGTGCCCCTAGGGCCTACTTTTCATAAGATGCACCGAATTGTTCGGGATATCAGTAAAAAAATGGGTAAAGATATCAATCTTAAAATTATCGGTGAAGATACTGAGGTTGATAAAAACATTATCGATCAGATTGGCGATCCCCTGATGCATATCGTCAGAAATGCTGCTGATCATGGGATTGAAACCTGTGATGAGCGTTTAAGTAGCGGAAAAGATAAAACCGGCACCATTACCCTGGAGGCCTGCAATGCCGGCAGTGATGTCCTGATCACTATCAGAGATGACGGTAAAGGTCTTAAAAAAGACGGTATTTTAAATAAAGCTGTAGAAAATGGCTTAATTGATCAGATGGACCGGGATATGAGTGATGATGAAATTTTTAAACTGATCTTTTTGCCGGGTTTTTCGACCAAGGAAGTAGTTACCGAGTTTTCCGGACGGGGTGTGGGCATGGATGTGGTTGCCAATAATATTGAAGCCATTGGCGGAAGTATCCTGGTTGAAAGCGAAGAAGGAAAGGGGTCAACCTTTACTTTGAAAATTCCTCTGACCCTGGCCATTATTGAAGGGATGAATGTGCGCGTGGGAAATTCCCGTTATACCTTGCCGATAACCCGGATCAAAGAATCCTTCATCCCTCAAAAGGAAGAGATTTTCACTAACCCCAATCATCAGGAAATGATCATGATTCGCGGGGAATGTTATCCGATCTTAAGACTCCATGAGTATTACCAGGTTAAAAATGCAAAAACAGAAATTGAAGAGGGCATTTTAATGATGGTGGAAGGCGAAAATAAAACGGTTTGTCTTCTAGTTGATGAATTATTGGGAGAGCAGCAGGTTGTGGTAAAAACCCTGCCCAAGTATATTCAACGGATGAAAAAAATAAAAGGGCTCACCGGCTGTACCCTCCTTGGCAATGGAGGCATCAGTCTGATTCTGGATATTGACGGCTTTATTTTACAGAGTCGATTAAAAATATAA
- a CDS encoding PAS domain S-box protein yields the protein MIGERNDNDLSQVFDAVSVGIMILDKAGIIVKVNKALLRYFHIEQSDILGKAFGDAFLCKQGLDKGCGIGKNCQNCELRKSFEKVRDGWEERVFLEFSKSLLAEKVEKDYWFRVSLAQFVYQDKKHVAVTFTDITERKEKHDNLEKTKDFYFQMLDDFSSLIFRTDTSGNVTYVNKEWMFFTGVSREECLGQRWLDWVHPEDRQMYLDVKEKAFEERIPFTLEFRVRHRSGLYRWIKGVYSPSREIDGQLGYIGLGIDITDRKELENGLIRYRLLSEKVRDIILFVEKNGKIIDANNAAVNFYGYTRNELLNMTVFQLREDPDDFVLEQLGEAEQEGTFFECRHQKKDGSLVPVEVSSKGTMIGKERILLSIIRDVTDRKKTEDALKKAKEEAEIASQAKSEFLANMSHEIRTPLNGIVGMVDLLRLSKLTEEQKENIEIVKTCSSALLNVINDVLDFSKMEAGKMKIIKKGFNLEELVDHIIKAQIPTAEEKGLSLNVSFSVTVPRYVEGDPHRLQQVLNNLLSNAIKFTEKGEVWVAVNNTPSAPEMVSFTVKDTGMGIASSDLAKIFESFSQLDGSFTRRFGGTGLGLAISRQLVKLMGGSIEVVSVKNQGSRFQFTIPLKKGVVSQNPKIEERISDIVSASVLIVEDDAVNQLVISKMLRECGYRVTVAGNGFEAVEMVKADAFDAILMDIQMPEMDGMEATQRIRKFNKQIPIIAVTAHALEGDRERFLANGMDNYVSKPIKLENLIDAIEKSINIKVESDNIKNMGVIIGENGEIVIGQRIEPQMKSMDQDCFLALSAAIADLSVVVEEGRISLLEEMAGRVKRLANQMEIEELKTVAFKMELEARRGNYENAAQKLLKIEDIFNVLQKQFNIN from the coding sequence ATGATAGGAGAACGAAATGACAATGATCTGAGTCAGGTTTTTGACGCGGTATCTGTCGGCATTATGATTCTTGATAAAGCTGGTATTATTGTCAAAGTCAACAAGGCCCTGCTGCGGTATTTTCACATTGAACAATCGGATATTTTAGGAAAAGCTTTTGGTGATGCCTTTTTATGTAAACAAGGGCTTGATAAGGGTTGTGGTATAGGGAAAAACTGTCAGAACTGCGAACTAAGAAAATCCTTTGAAAAAGTCAGAGATGGATGGGAAGAAAGAGTTTTTTTGGAGTTTTCCAAAAGCCTGCTGGCGGAAAAGGTAGAAAAGGACTATTGGTTTAGGGTTTCTTTGGCTCAATTTGTTTATCAGGATAAAAAACATGTAGCAGTAACTTTTACCGATATTACCGAGAGAAAAGAAAAACACGATAACTTGGAGAAAACAAAAGACTTTTATTTTCAGATGCTGGATGATTTTTCTTCGCTTATTTTTAGAACCGATACATCAGGAAATGTTACCTATGTCAACAAGGAATGGATGTTTTTTACCGGTGTATCGAGAGAAGAATGTCTGGGTCAGCGCTGGCTTGACTGGGTGCATCCTGAAGACCGGCAAATGTATCTTGACGTGAAAGAAAAGGCTTTTGAAGAACGAATTCCCTTTACTCTGGAGTTCCGAGTCCGCCACCGCAGTGGTTTGTATCGCTGGATTAAAGGGGTTTACAGTCCGTCCCGCGAGATAGACGGACAACTTGGTTATATTGGTCTGGGAATTGATATAACAGACCGAAAAGAGTTGGAGAATGGTCTGATTCGCTATCGGCTGCTGTCAGAAAAAGTACGGGATATCATTCTTTTTGTTGAGAAGAATGGAAAAATTATTGATGCCAATAATGCTGCAGTGAATTTCTATGGCTATACGCGAAATGAGCTGCTTAATATGACAGTTTTTCAACTTCGGGAGGATCCTGACGATTTTGTTTTGGAGCAGCTGGGAGAGGCAGAACAGGAAGGTACCTTTTTTGAGTGCCGACATCAAAAAAAAGATGGATCCCTGGTGCCGGTCGAAGTCAGCTCAAAAGGAACTATGATCGGCAAAGAAAGGATTCTGTTAAGCATTATCAGAGATGTCACAGATAGAAAGAAGACCGAGGATGCCCTGAAAAAAGCTAAGGAAGAGGCTGAAATAGCCAGCCAGGCTAAAAGTGAATTTCTGGCCAATATGAGCCATGAGATCAGAACGCCACTGAATGGAATTGTTGGGATGGTCGATTTGCTCAGGTTGTCCAAGCTGACGGAAGAACAAAAAGAAAATATTGAAATCGTAAAAACCTGTTCTAGTGCCTTGCTAAATGTGATTAATGATGTGTTGGATTTTTCCAAAATGGAAGCCGGAAAAATGAAGATTATAAAAAAAGGTTTTAATTTGGAGGAACTGGTAGATCATATTATTAAAGCTCAGATTCCGACAGCCGAGGAAAAGGGCTTAAGCTTAAACGTCTCATTTTCGGTAACGGTTCCCCGCTATGTGGAGGGAGATCCTCATCGTCTGCAGCAGGTACTTAATAATCTTTTGAGCAATGCCATAAAGTTTACTGAAAAAGGTGAAGTTTGGGTAGCTGTTAACAACACCCCGTCTGCACCAGAGATGGTCAGTTTTACGGTTAAAGATACGGGTATGGGAATTGCATCGTCAGATTTAGCTAAAATCTTTGAGAGCTTCAGTCAGCTAGATGGCTCTTTTACCCGTCGTTTTGGTGGAACTGGACTTGGTTTGGCGATTTCAAGACAGCTGGTTAAATTGATGGGTGGAAGCATTGAAGTAGTCAGTGTGAAAAACCAGGGGAGCCGCTTTCAGTTTACGATCCCCTTGAAAAAGGGAGTAGTTTCACAAAACCCTAAAATTGAAGAGAGAATATCTGACATTGTCTCAGCCAGTGTTTTGATTGTCGAGGATGATGCGGTTAATCAGCTGGTTATCTCTAAAATGCTCAGGGAGTGCGGCTATAGGGTAACTGTTGCAGGTAATGGCTTTGAAGCTGTTGAAATGGTTAAGGCCGACGCTTTTGATGCGATTTTGATGGATATCCAGATGCCGGAAATGGATGGGATGGAAGCAACACAGCGGATAAGAAAGTTTAATAAACAGATTCCTATTATTGCGGTCACAGCCCATGCCTTAGAAGGCGATCGTGAGCGGTTTTTAGCTAACGGAATGGATAATTACGTTTCTAAGCCAATAAAACTAGAAAATCTGATTGATGCGATTGAAAAATCAATAAATATTAAAGTAGAATCGGATAATATAAAAAATATGGGTGTTATAATAGGAGAAAATGGCGAGATTGTGATTGGCCAGAGAATAGAGCCTCAGATGAAATCAATGGATCAGGATTGCTTTTTGGCGCTTTCAGCAGCTATTGCTGATTTAAGTGTGGTTGTCGAAGAAGGCCGAATAAGTCTGCTTGAAGAAATGGCAGGTAGGGTTAAGCGTCTGGCTAATCAAATGGAGATCGAAGAATTAAAGACCGTCGCTTTTAAAATGGAACTTGAAGCCAGACGGGGAAACTATGAAAATGCGGCTCAGAAGCTTCTAAAAATCGAAGACATTTTTAATGTGCTGCAAAAGCAATTTAATATAAATTGA